Proteins from one Triticum aestivum cultivar Chinese Spring chromosome 7A, IWGSC CS RefSeq v2.1, whole genome shotgun sequence genomic window:
- the LOC123153828 gene encoding protein VASP homolog, with translation MHGAVCVYAHALEAGMRLPLHPFFLDVLNHFNLAPTQLAPNAWRIMAGFLVLCHLARVPPPLAVFRRFFLLHHKHKIAWYFFKSRRGSGLRITGLPDSIKGWKSGVFFLYSANPWPCPVEWGKPSKSSLVDPVLSAEDRETEAKLLSAYGASPVDLRKYLCRSNLAAAMISPLSAPKSSSPEPPVLQPSPPQPPAPSSPEPPAPKPSSPQLPAPSSPLAPAPKSSSPQLPAPSSPEHPAPQPSSLLSPAPQPSPSYTATKGMDPAVYVMMKAMLSANKVKSEPDGNTTGSSALRGKKRKLDEAYGDDGPPSYMLPNTQPTPHDSSDGPPGGFSRSRKMRHIPSGHDGDSMDREAARERLRGVVPPQLERVFAATEPSDIVKSTYVAILQAANHASFSFSYALELDTENAALRTQLQKTEAKLTAAEAKVQTVKAELAVRQRAQDAMDGYERWRGADAGRRT, from the exons ATGCATGGCGCCGTCTGCGTGTACGCGCACGCGTTGGAGGCCGGGATGCGCCTCCCGCTGCACCCGTTCTTCCTGGACGTTCTCAACCACTTTAACCTCGCGCCGACGCAGCTCGCGCCCAACGCTTGGCGCATCATGGCGGGCTTCCTTGTGCTCTGCCACTTGGCCCGcgtgccgccgcccctcgccgtgtTCCGGCGTTTCTTCCTGCTCCACCACAAGCACAAGATAGcctggtacttcttcaaatccagGCGCGGCTCCGGCTTGCGCATCACGGGGTTGCCGGATTCCATCAAGGGTTGGAAGAGCGGGGTTTTCTTCCTTTATTCGGCGAACCCGTGGCCTTGTCCGGTGGAGTGGGGCAAGCCGTCCAAGAGCTCTCTGGTGGACCCTGTGCTCTCCGCCGAAGATAGGGAAACGGAGGCGAAGTTGCTGAGCGCTTACGGAGCCTCCCCTGTTGATCTTAGAAAGTATCTTTGCCGCAGCAATCTTGCCGCCGCCATGATATCTCCCTTGTCGGCGCCGAAGTCTTCATCACCGGAGCCCCCGGTATTGCAGCCGTCGCCACCACAGCCCCCGGCGCCGTCATCACCGGAGCCCCCGGCACCGAAGCCGTCGTCACCGCAGCTCCCGGCGCCGTCATCACCGCTGGCCCCGGCACCGAAGTCTTCGTCACCGCAGCTCCCGGCGCCGTCGTCACCGGAGCACCCGGCACCACAGCCTTCATCACTGCTGTCCCCGGCACCGCAGCCTTCGCCTTCTTATACTGCTACCAAAGGGATGGATCCTGCAGTCTACGTCATGATGAAAGCCATGCTGTCGGCGAACAAGGTGAAGTCCGAGCCGGACGGCAACACGACGGGGTCGTCGGCGTTGCGTGGGAAGAAGAGGAAATTGGACGAAGCATACGGTGACGACGGCCCGCCTTCTTATATGTTGCCAAACACTCAGCCTACTCCCCATGACAGCTCCGACGGCCCGCCTGGGGGGTTCTCCCGGAGCCGGAAGATGCGGCATATTCCCAGCGGACACGACGGCGACAGCATGGACCGGGAAGCCGCACGGGAGAGGCTGCGGGGCGTCGTCCCTCCGCAGCTGGAGCGCGTGTTTGCGGCGACCGAGCCCTCCGACATCGTCAAGTCTACATACGTCGCTATTCTTCAG GCAGCGAACCACGCGTCCTTCTCCTTTTCCTACGCGCTGGAGCTGGACACGGAGAACGCCGCACTGCGGACGCAGCTGCAGAAGACGGAGGCCAAGCTCACCGCGGCGGAGGCGAAGGTGCAGACGGTGAAGGCCGAGCTCGCCGTGCGGCAGCGCGCGCAGGACGCGATGGATGGCTACGAGCGCTGGCGAGGCGCAGACGCCGGGCGGAGGACGTGA